A single Dechloromonas denitrificans DNA region contains:
- a CDS encoding ABC transporter substrate-binding protein: MKTLAKTTLYTATLLASFALVGCANVVRVAPHTDLKVLDPVWTTAYITRNHGYLVYDTLFSLDESFEPQPQMVNKWTVSDDKKTWTFTLRDGLKWHDGTDVTAADCVASLERWGKRDGVGQQLFRDVQNISVGDAKTFTIQFKEPNTFVLEALAKVSANVPFMMPKRVAETDPFKPIQDATGSGPFIFKKSAWEPGSKAVYVKNSDYVPRTEPQSLAAGGKVAKADRIEWIYYPDQASAVAALIAGKVDYVESPSTKSIPVLEGKKGIVVTSTDPLGNIAMVRFNTLLPPFDKPAVRRAVLQAMQQEDYMAAALGNPSFWRVCHSVFPCGTPLANDAASDLMKPAGLEAAKKALRDAGYDGTPVVILNPVDSPVISAFTKVTVDKLRNLGMTVRVEDMTWAALTERRANRDAVGAGGWNIFHTWWLAADVMDPMAIAFSGDRTTGWYGWPNDPVLEDLRGAYVRAKSANERKQIAMKVQKQVAETGVLGVLGQFFEPVAYSTKVKGITTPVQFYWNMYMDE; the protein is encoded by the coding sequence ATGAAAACTTTAGCAAAAACGACTTTGTATACTGCCACGCTGCTCGCGTCATTCGCTCTCGTCGGCTGCGCAAACGTCGTGCGGGTCGCCCCGCATACAGACCTCAAGGTTCTCGACCCGGTCTGGACAACCGCCTATATCACGCGCAACCACGGTTACCTGGTTTATGACACGTTGTTCTCGCTTGACGAGAGTTTCGAGCCGCAACCGCAGATGGTGAACAAATGGACGGTTTCCGATGACAAGAAAACCTGGACATTCACCCTGCGCGACGGGCTGAAATGGCATGACGGAACCGATGTCACGGCGGCCGACTGCGTCGCCTCCCTGGAACGTTGGGGCAAGCGTGACGGCGTCGGTCAACAGCTGTTCCGCGACGTGCAGAACATCAGCGTCGGTGATGCCAAGACATTCACCATTCAATTCAAGGAACCCAATACCTTCGTGCTCGAAGCGCTGGCCAAGGTTTCGGCCAACGTTCCGTTCATGATGCCCAAACGCGTGGCGGAAACCGATCCGTTCAAGCCGATTCAGGATGCCACCGGCTCCGGCCCGTTCATTTTCAAGAAGAGTGCCTGGGAACCCGGCAGCAAGGCCGTCTATGTCAAGAACAGCGACTACGTACCACGCACCGAGCCCCAATCGCTGGCGGCCGGCGGCAAGGTAGCCAAGGCTGATCGCATCGAATGGATCTACTATCCGGACCAGGCTTCGGCCGTCGCGGCGCTGATTGCCGGCAAAGTCGATTATGTCGAATCACCATCGACCAAGTCGATTCCGGTACTTGAGGGCAAGAAAGGCATCGTCGTCACCTCGACCGATCCGCTCGGCAATATCGCCATGGTCCGCTTCAACACCCTGCTGCCACCGTTCGACAAGCCGGCGGTTCGGCGTGCCGTTTTGCAAGCCATGCAACAGGAAGACTACATGGCGGCGGCCTTGGGCAACCCGAGCTTCTGGCGAGTCTGCCATTCGGTATTCCCCTGCGGAACGCCACTGGCCAACGATGCAGCCAGCGACCTGATGAAGCCAGCCGGACTTGAGGCAGCGAAAAAGGCACTGCGCGATGCCGGCTATGACGGAACGCCCGTCGTGATTCTGAACCCGGTGGACAGCCCGGTTATCTCGGCCTTCACCAAGGTCACGGTCGACAAGTTGCGCAACCTCGGCATGACCGTTCGCGTCGAAGACATGACTTGGGCCGCGCTGACCGAACGCCGCGCCAATCGCGACGCAGTCGGGGCCGGTGGCTGGAATATCTTCCACACCTGGTGGCTGGCCGCAGACGTCATGGATCCGATGGCAATCGCCTTCTCCGGCGACCGGACAACCGGCTGGTACGGTTGGCCGAACGACCCGGTCCTTGAAGACTTGCGTGGTGCCTATGTCCGAGCCAAATCGGCCAACGAGCGGAAGCAGATCGCCATGAAGGTCCAGAAGCAAGTTGCCGAAACCGGTGTCCTCGGTGTCCTCGGGCAGTTCTTCGAGCCGGTTGCCTACAGCACCAAGGTCAAGGGCATCACGACGCCAGTCCAGTTCTACTGGAACATGTACATGGACGAATAA
- a CDS encoding dienelactone hydrolase family protein, producing the protein MADRREKDDWSVLGSDLMPFVDRRSGRDRRKEADERAGGVSPWAEKRHGDRRCLASTALLCISALFVAPTQATEKVSFEASNAYTADSVKLRADISKPEGNGPFPAVVLMHGCGGWQPAVRHAMRAYAEYLVEHGFVVLDLDSFGPRNIGGGKVCESIRSQRDALDYRTSDAYDALKYLRSQDYVDGKNIFLMGQSNGGSVAINVAKGDAPRDAQAADGGYRAVAAYYPWCGSFGGRKVELESPLMVFAGTDDDWTPASECEGVKSTKADLQLKTYPGAAHSFDLNIMPQKYLGKSLGHNKEAAEDSRQRMLAFFIEHTIGTDVDWKMTRLAKSGTPTQEPR; encoded by the coding sequence ATGGCGGACCGTAGAGAAAAGGATGACTGGAGTGTTCTCGGTAGCGATCTGATGCCGTTTGTTGATCGGCGCTCGGGACGTGACCGCCGGAAAGAGGCTGACGAGCGGGCCGGTGGCGTTTCGCCATGGGCCGAAAAGCGGCACGGCGATCGACGTTGTCTAGCCAGTACCGCCCTGTTGTGCATCTCCGCCTTGTTTGTCGCGCCGACGCAGGCGACCGAAAAAGTCAGCTTCGAAGCCAGTAATGCCTATACCGCCGACAGCGTGAAATTGCGCGCCGATATCTCGAAGCCCGAAGGTAATGGTCCCTTCCCGGCGGTCGTTCTGATGCACGGCTGTGGCGGCTGGCAACCGGCAGTACGGCACGCGATGCGGGCCTATGCGGAATATCTCGTCGAGCATGGTTTCGTCGTCCTCGACCTCGATAGTTTTGGTCCGCGCAACATCGGCGGCGGCAAGGTTTGCGAAAGCATCAGGAGCCAGCGCGACGCGCTCGACTATCGAACTTCCGATGCTTACGACGCGCTGAAATATCTGCGTTCGCAAGATTACGTCGATGGCAAGAACATCTTTCTGATGGGCCAGAGCAATGGCGGCAGCGTTGCCATCAATGTCGCCAAGGGCGATGCGCCGCGCGACGCTCAGGCCGCCGATGGCGGTTATCGGGCGGTGGCGGCCTACTACCCGTGGTGTGGCTCGTTTGGTGGTCGCAAGGTCGAACTGGAGTCGCCGTTGATGGTTTTCGCGGGCACCGATGACGACTGGACGCCGGCCAGCGAATGCGAAGGCGTCAAGTCGACCAAGGCGGACTTGCAGCTGAAAACCTACCCCGGTGCCGCCCACTCGTTCGACCTCAACATCATGCCGCAGAAATATCTCGGGAAGTCGCTCGGCCATAACAAGGAAGCGGCGGAAGACAGCCGCCAACGGATGCTGGCCTTCTTCATCGAGCATACGATAGGGACCGATGTGGATTGGAAGATGACCCGTCTGGCGAAGAGCGGAACGCCGACGCAAGAACCGCGCTGA